The Mytilus galloprovincialis chromosome 2, xbMytGall1.hap1.1, whole genome shotgun sequence genome has a window encoding:
- the LOC143062594 gene encoding uncharacterized protein LOC143062594, translating into MVEGNQQEKEGLDNNRQPQEPKRTPDTSENIRRKKVKWPNNKSKSEWQQFDEDVDAILNTTLAGNIDRKIESMTSFIYNIGMDRFGADEKEVVRREGQKNRRESKIAKMRKDLRQLKKRYNQASEDEKPALSELRDTIRKKLKITRRAERTRKRRKKREKARAQFTSDPFQFTSRLLGKKGSGQLKASKEEVEEYLREMHSDPKREDELPDIEQLIRPENPEQVFDESPPKLKEVVDVIKKGRAASAPGPNGVPYKLRFTVGDFTTSWQRLEVGIVTGCTISVILFSAAMNMIVKSVEKKSRGPWMKSGVRQPPGRAFMDDMTISTKTVIEARWTLQELDKMITWARMKVKPSKSRSLVVKNGKVKEERFKIGDEIIPTVSEKPVKCLGKWFNNTLSDKLNVEDTYKQLDDWLKAVDKSGLPGNRDEKVRSAKVEIRTGRKWSTKKTIEDAESRLKHSEIVGRVAVGRQGLDVTPTAKWRTATVEEKRHLVQKEVRSMEEESRMEGEKGQKKKVEGSGLLVTATDWQMLVDLKQKLQFPPQIAVTNQRPDIVIWSASTKQAILLELTVPWEERIEDAYERKRLKYQDLLAECRDNGWRVWLFPVEVGSRGFVGQSMWRALRALGIVGGERSKLIGNLCKEAETASMWLWRKRSEQWKQ; encoded by the exons ATGGTAGAGGGGAATCAACAGGAAAAGGAGGGCTTAGACAACAACAGACAGCCACAAGAGCCAAAAAGAACACCAGACACAAGTGAGAACATAAGAAGAAAGAAAGTAAAATGGCCCAACAATAAAAGTAAAAGTGAATGGCAACAGTTTGATGAGGATGTGGATGCAATTTTGAACACAACATTGGCAGGTAACATAGACAGGAAGATAGAATCAATGACATCATTTATTTACAACATAGGTATGGACAGATTTGGTGCAGATGAGAAAGAGGTGGTGAGGCGAGAGGGTCAAAAGAACAGAAGAGAATCCAAAATAGCAAAGATGAGGAAAGACCTAAGGCAACTTAAGAAAAGATATAATCAGGCATCAGAGGATGAAAAACCAGCATTATCTGAGCTGAGGGACACCATCAGGAAGAAACTCAAGATCACAAGGAGAGCAGAGAGAACTAGGAAAAGGAGGAAAAAGAGAGAGAAAGCAAGAGCTCAATTTACATCAGATCCTTTCCAATTTACATCAAGATTGTTGGGGAAGAAAGGGTCAGGACAACTAAAAGCTAGTAAAGAGGAAGTAGAAGAATATTTAAGAGAAATGCACAGTGATCCAAAAAGGGAAGACGAACTCCCAGATATAGAACAACTTATACGCCCGGAGAATCCAGAGCAGGTTTTTGATGAATCACCACCAAAGTTGAAAGAGGTAGTAGATGTTATCAAGAAAGGAAGGGCAGCATCAGCACCAGGTCCAAATGGAGTACCATATAAG CTGAGATTTACCGTTGGGGATTTTACAACATCATGGCAACGTTTAGAAGTGGGAATAGTGACAGGATGCACGATATCTGTCATCCTTTTCTCCGCAGCAATGAATATGATTGTGAAGTCAGTAGAGAAGAAGAGCAGAGGTCCATGGATGAAGTCAGGAGTACGGCAACCACCAGGAAGAGCATTCATGGATGATATGACAATAAGCACAAAGACAGTTATCGAAGCCAGGTGGACACTACAAGAGCTTGATAAGATGATCACCTGGGCAAGAATGAAAGTGAAGCCTAGCAAATCCAGAAGTTTGGTAGTGAAGAATGGTAAAGTCAAGGAGGAAAGGTTTAAAATAGGAGACGAAATAATACCAACAGTCTCAGAGAAGCCAGTTAAGTGTCTCGGAAAATGGTTCAACAACACCTTGTCAGATAAGTTGAATGTGGAAGATACATATAAGCAGTTGGACGACTGGTTAAAGGCAGTAGATAAGAGTGGACTACCAGGAAA CAGGGATGAGAAAGTACGATCAGCAAAAGTAGAAATAAGAACTGGAAGGAAGTGGTCAACAAAGAAGACGATAGAAGATGCTGAGTCACGATTAAAACACAGTGAGATAGTGGGCAGAGTTGCTGTTGGAAGACAGGGGCTGGATGTTACACCTACAGCAAAATGGAGAACAGCAACAGTGGAAGAAAAAAGACATCTGGTACAGAAAGAGGTACGATCAATGGAAGAAGAAAGTAGAATG GAAGGAGAGAAAGGTCAGAAGAAGAAGGTGGAAGGAAGTGGTTTATTGGTAACAGCAACTGATTGGCAAATGTTGGTAGATCTTAAACAGAAGTTACAATTCCCTCCACAGATTGCAGTAACAAACCAGAGACCTGACATCGTCATTTGGTCCGCCTCAACAAAACAGGCAATCCTACTGGAATTAACTGTACCATGGGAAGAAAGAATAGAAGATGCCTACGAAAGAAAGAGACTGAAGTACCAAGATCTACTTGCAGAATGTAGAGACAATGGATGGCGGGTTTGGTTATTTCCAGTGGAAGTGGGAAGCAGAGGGTTTGTTGGACAGTCTATGTGGCGAGCATTGAGAGCACTTGGTATTGTTGGAGGGGAAAGAAGTAAACTGATAGGGAACTTGTGTAAAGAGGCAGAGACAGCATCAATGTGGTTATGGAGGAAAAGGTCAGAACAGTGGAAGCAGTAA